In Taeniopygia guttata chromosome 7, bTaeGut7.mat, whole genome shotgun sequence, a single window of DNA contains:
- the IKZF2 gene encoding zinc finger protein Helios isoform X9: protein MSHHVPALEDCKEQEPVMDNNISVVPFERPAVIEKLTSNMGKRKSSTPQKFVGEKFMRFGYPDIPFDMNLSYDKEAELMQSHMMDQAITNAITYLGAEALHPLMQHTPSTIAEVAPVISSAYAQVYHPSRIERPISRETADSHENNMDGPISLIRPKSRIQDREGSPSNSCLDSTDSDSSHDDRQSYPGNAALTPKIKPNPAYVKEEAKPLDVTKASKGSLKDMYKVINGEGEQIRAFKCEHCRVLFLDHVMYTIHMGCHGYRDPLECNICGYRSQDRYEFSSHIVRGEHTFR from the exons ATGAGTCACCATG TACCTGCTCTGGAAGATTGTAAGGAACAAGAGCCTGTGATGGACAACAATATTTCTGTGGTGCCTTTTGAGAGACCTGCTGTTATAGAGAAGCTGACAAGCAACATGGGAAAGCGTAAAAGCTCCACCCCACAGAAGTTTGTGG GTGAAAAGTTCATGAGATTTGGCTATCCAGATATCCCCTTTGATATGAACCTAAGCTATGACAAGGAGGCTGAGCTGATGCAGTCTCACATGATGGACCAAGCCATCACCAATGCAATCACCTACCTTGGAGCTGAGGCACTTCACCCCCTGATGCAGCACACACCGAGCACAATTGCAGAGGTGGCCCCGGTCATCAGCTCAGCTTACGCTCAGGTCTATCATCCCAGCAGGATAGAGAGGCCCATCAGCAGGGAAACAGCCGACAGCCACGAGAACAACATGGATGGCCCCATCTCCCTCATCAGACCAAAGAGTCGAATCCAGGATAGAGAGGGCTCCCCCAGCAATAGCTGCCTGGATTCTACTGACTCAGACAGCAGCCACGACGACCGCCAGTCCTACCCAGGAAACGCTGCCTTAACCCCCAAGATCAAGCCAAACCCGGCTTATGTGAAGGAAGAGGCCAAGCCTTTGGATGTCACAAAAGCTTCTAAGGGCTCTTTAAAGGATATGTACAAGGTGATCAATGGAGAAGGGGAGCAGATCAGGGCTTTCAAGTGCGAGCACTGTCGCGTCCTCTTCCTGGACCATGTCATGTACACCATCCACATGGGCTGCCACGGCTACCGGGACCCGCTGGAGTGCAACATCTGTGGCTACCGGAGCCAGGACCGCTATGAGTTCTCGTCGCACATAGTCCGGGGGGAGCACACATTCCGCTAG